One genomic window of Vibrio rhizosphaerae includes the following:
- a CDS encoding beta-glucoside-specific PTS transporter subunit IIABC, which yields MNTKELASNILKEVGGESNVASLVHCATRLRFKIVDINKVNMDALNKLDGVITAINSAGQVQVVIGNRVSDVYMEFGSLSSILNENRRSNQNDETNKNKGNLLEKLVDVVSSIFTPLLGAMAASGVLKGILSILTALNWLSPTQNEYIILSAASDSIFYFLPVLLAITSSRKFGANTFVSVSIAGAIIYPSIQALYASGQDVSFFGIPVILMKYTGSVLPIILCIWVTSYLEKKLKNLFHDSVRNIATPFLLVTIMVPLTLMCIGPVSVTASTAVADVFVGIYKFNPIIAGALFAAFWQIFVIFGVHWGFVTLFINDLSILGRSYLKAATGPAVFSQSGALLAVMFRTKDEKMKALAGAAFITSLFGITEPGVYGVTLKLKKPFICAVIAAGCGGAIVGYAQSSAISMGMTSLLTVPIFYGPGFTGFILGCLIAFVASFVLTLIVGFPNTAEEQPSEPAASTSVNVSKNESPKVVGDKMIVADQVLSLPLKGEIITLENVDDNVFSSGAVGDGIAIIPTEGRVYAPTNGVIAHTYNSGHAIGLLSDNGAEILIHVGIDTIQLQGKHFTMHVKEGDRVTEGQLLIEFDKEAIIDAGYQVVTPFVITNIAADSVPETSTLTPHLS from the coding sequence ATGAACACTAAAGAGCTAGCCTCTAACATTTTAAAAGAAGTTGGTGGTGAAAGTAATGTAGCTTCGTTAGTTCATTGTGCTACACGTTTACGCTTTAAAATTGTAGACATCAATAAAGTAAACATGGATGCACTAAATAAACTGGACGGTGTTATCACAGCAATAAACTCTGCTGGACAAGTTCAAGTCGTTATCGGAAATCGCGTTTCTGATGTTTATATGGAATTTGGTTCTCTCTCATCAATACTGAACGAAAATAGAAGATCAAATCAAAATGATGAGACAAATAAAAATAAAGGAAACTTACTCGAAAAACTGGTTGATGTGGTTTCATCTATTTTCACACCGTTACTCGGCGCAATGGCAGCATCAGGGGTATTGAAAGGGATTCTTTCCATTCTAACGGCACTCAACTGGCTCTCTCCGACACAAAATGAATATATTATCCTCTCTGCTGCATCGGATAGTATTTTTTATTTTCTACCCGTTCTATTAGCGATTACTTCTTCTAGAAAATTTGGTGCAAATACCTTTGTCTCGGTCTCGATTGCCGGAGCAATCATCTACCCGAGTATTCAGGCACTTTATGCGAGTGGTCAAGACGTCTCATTTTTTGGCATCCCTGTAATTTTGATGAAATATACAGGCTCTGTTCTGCCAATCATTCTTTGTATCTGGGTGACGAGCTATTTAGAGAAAAAATTAAAGAATTTATTCCATGATAGTGTTCGCAATATCGCTACACCCTTTTTATTAGTCACCATCATGGTCCCCTTGACTTTAATGTGTATCGGTCCTGTCAGCGTGACCGCAAGTACCGCGGTTGCAGATGTCTTCGTTGGGATCTACAAATTCAACCCAATCATCGCAGGCGCATTGTTTGCTGCTTTCTGGCAGATCTTCGTTATTTTCGGGGTTCACTGGGGCTTTGTGACACTGTTCATTAATGATTTATCGATTCTCGGCCGGAGTTATCTGAAAGCCGCGACCGGCCCGGCTGTGTTTTCACAATCAGGTGCCTTGTTGGCCGTTATGTTCCGTACGAAAGATGAAAAAATGAAAGCCTTGGCTGGTGCTGCATTTATTACGTCACTATTTGGGATTACCGAACCCGGTGTTTATGGTGTAACACTGAAACTGAAAAAACCATTCATATGTGCCGTTATTGCGGCAGGTTGTGGGGGAGCGATTGTTGGTTATGCTCAAAGTTCTGCCATTTCTATGGGGATGACGAGCTTACTGACCGTTCCGATTTTCTACGGTCCCGGCTTTACCGGATTCATTTTAGGCTGTCTTATCGCCTTTGTTGCCAGTTTTGTACTGACTTTAATTGTTGGTTTTCCAAATACAGCTGAAGAACAACCATCAGAACCAGCAGCATCAACCTCTGTAAACGTATCGAAAAATGAGTCACCGAAAGTCGTCGGAGACAAAATGATCGTTGCAGATCAAGTGCTGAGTCTGCCACTGAAAGGTGAAATTATTACGCTGGAAAATGTCGATGATAACGTATTTTCCTCCGGCGCTGTCGGTGATGGTATAGCAATCATTCCGACAGAAGGTCGAGTGTACGCCCCCACAAATGGCGTGATTGCTCATACCTACAATAGCGGCCATGCGATTGGATTACTGTCAGATAATGGCGCTGAAATTTTGATCCATGTCGGTATTGATACCATACAACTCCAAGGTAAACATTTTACAATGCACGTCAAAGAGGGTGATCGTGTCACAGAGGGACAATTGTTAATTGAGTTTGACAAAGAAGCGATCATTGATGCCGGCTATCAGGTTGTGACACCATTTGTGATTACAAATATTGCCGCAGATTCAGTACCAGAAACATCGACACTAACGCCTCATTTATCTTGA
- a CDS encoding glycoside hydrolase family 1 protein, with translation MKGFPKNFLWGGAVAANQVEGAWNVGGKGVSTSDMQLNGIHGGMTQRDTDVTCIKDTAIDFYHQYPEDIKLFAEMGFKVLRTSIAWSRIYPNGDEAEPCEAGLVFYEQLFAEMAKHNIQPLITLSHYEMPYGLVKKLGGWISRETIDHFEKYAITVFKRYKDQVKYWLTFNEINMSLHSPFTGVGLEGTPDEQTIYQAIHHQLVASARAVKACHDIIPDASIGNMLLGAVRYPMTCHPKDMLEMQKKNREWLFFGDVQTRGDYPAWAQRYFRDNNIHLDITESDYADLNNTVDFVSFSYYMSGCSTWEPEKYQGSRGNIIRLIPNPYLEASEWGWQIDPEGLRYLLNELYDRYQKPLFIVENGFGARDVVEEDGSIHDNYRIDYLRQHLIQVREAIEDGVELLGYTSWGPIDLVSAGTAQMEKRYGFIHVDRDDEGHGTLMRRRKDSFYWYKDVISSNGECL, from the coding sequence ATGAAAGGTTTTCCAAAAAACTTTTTATGGGGCGGCGCAGTCGCCGCAAATCAGGTTGAAGGTGCATGGAATGTTGGTGGAAAAGGCGTCTCAACTTCAGATATGCAATTAAATGGTATACATGGTGGGATGACACAGAGAGACACTGACGTCACCTGTATTAAAGATACTGCAATCGATTTTTATCATCAGTACCCGGAAGATATCAAACTGTTTGCTGAGATGGGTTTTAAGGTATTACGGACGTCCATTGCCTGGTCAAGAATATATCCCAACGGGGATGAGGCTGAACCATGTGAAGCCGGGTTAGTATTTTATGAGCAATTATTTGCCGAGATGGCTAAACACAATATCCAGCCTTTAATTACATTATCTCACTATGAAATGCCATATGGTCTGGTAAAAAAATTAGGTGGATGGATTAGTCGGGAAACGATAGATCATTTTGAAAAATATGCGATTACCGTATTTAAACGCTATAAGGATCAGGTTAAATACTGGCTGACGTTCAATGAAATTAACATGTCACTCCACTCTCCTTTTACTGGCGTCGGACTGGAAGGGACACCCGATGAACAAACAATTTATCAGGCGATTCACCATCAGTTGGTCGCCAGTGCCCGCGCAGTGAAAGCATGCCACGACATTATCCCTGATGCTTCAATTGGTAATATGCTCTTGGGAGCCGTGCGTTATCCAATGACATGTCATCCTAAAGATATGTTAGAGATGCAAAAGAAAAACCGGGAATGGTTATTCTTTGGTGATGTCCAGACTCGCGGTGATTATCCGGCATGGGCACAACGATATTTCCGTGATAATAACATTCACCTTGATATCACGGAAAGTGACTATGCGGATTTAAATAATACGGTTGACTTTGTTTCCTTCAGTTATTACATGAGCGGCTGCTCTACTTGGGAACCTGAAAAATATCAAGGTTCTCGCGGTAATATTATTCGGCTCATTCCCAATCCATATTTAGAAGCATCAGAGTGGGGCTGGCAAATTGATCCTGAAGGATTGCGTTACTTATTGAATGAACTGTATGACCGTTATCAAAAACCACTTTTTATTGTAGAAAATGGATTTGGTGCACGAGATGTCGTTGAAGAAGACGGAAGTATCCATGATAACTACCGGATTGATTATTTACGTCAACATCTGATTCAGGTGAGAGAAGCGATAGAAGATGGTGTTGAGCTTTTAGGCTATACCAGCTGGGGTCCCATTGATCTGGTTAGTGCCGGTACAGCTCAGATGGAAAAACGCTATGGATTTATTCATGTTGACCGTGATGATGAAGGTCACGGGACGTTAATGCGTCGACGTAAAGACAGTTTTTATTGGTATAAAGATGTGATTTCCAGTAATGGTGAGTGTTTATAA
- a CDS encoding PhoH family protein, whose amino-acid sequence MISRTNTPRVLDTSALVHDPKSLLAYQDDVYICLTVLEELDNLKERREKSVSADARVCIRMLEDLVNGHNAEELQEGIELPSSETGKRGKLFIAVDTNIEVEESLRHGIGSDADNHIINFAFQLQKKLGRDVSLVSRDINMRLKARTIGVFSEDVPVDNQITDIDLLYSGVQYFEGDLFNRIETDKDFKLSGDHYQFDRHLFNEEVQKNMYWFDDEQHIGVVTQVTSTHVITKLLPKKQGKVWGISPKNQRQAIALSQLTDPSYDLNIMLGPAGSGKTFLAVAAALHQVIETKQYKKIVVVRSRDFMDDDPGFLPGDLKEKSLPLMVGITDALVSMHSGDGEDCNVHETVEHIIERANIEFTSMAYFRGRSLDDAVLIIDEAQNMTRAQVKGMLSRGGKNCRTILLGNLSQIDDKFVSAASSGLSAAVNVYKNYEKGSILIFDEVERSSLAEFTETYF is encoded by the coding sequence ATGATATCAAGAACCAATACTCCCCGCGTTTTAGATACTTCGGCGTTAGTCCACGATCCCAAAAGTTTACTCGCCTATCAGGATGATGTTTATATTTGTTTAACGGTACTGGAAGAGTTAGACAATTTAAAAGAGCGTAGAGAAAAATCGGTCAGCGCAGATGCCCGGGTCTGTATCCGAATGCTCGAAGATTTAGTGAATGGTCATAATGCAGAAGAACTCCAAGAAGGTATTGAACTCCCATCAAGTGAGACCGGTAAACGAGGAAAACTATTTATTGCTGTCGATACCAATATTGAAGTTGAAGAATCTCTTCGTCATGGTATTGGCAGTGATGCAGACAATCATATTATTAACTTCGCCTTCCAACTCCAGAAAAAACTCGGCAGAGACGTATCGTTGGTCAGCCGTGACATTAATATGCGGCTAAAAGCCCGAACCATTGGTGTATTTTCTGAAGATGTTCCGGTTGATAATCAAATTACAGACATCGACCTACTTTATTCCGGCGTACAATATTTCGAAGGTGATTTATTTAATCGTATCGAGACCGATAAAGATTTCAAACTATCGGGTGATCATTATCAATTTGATCGTCATTTATTTAATGAAGAAGTTCAGAAAAATATGTATTGGTTTGATGATGAACAGCATATCGGGGTGGTTACCCAAGTCACATCAACCCATGTCATCACAAAACTTTTACCGAAAAAACAAGGGAAAGTATGGGGAATTAGCCCCAAAAATCAACGACAAGCCATTGCATTAAGCCAATTAACCGATCCGAGCTATGACCTGAATATTATGCTCGGCCCCGCCGGATCCGGTAAAACATTCTTAGCCGTCGCGGCAGCATTGCATCAGGTGATCGAAACAAAGCAATATAAAAAAATTGTCGTCGTCAGAAGCAGAGACTTTATGGACGATGATCCGGGATTTCTCCCCGGTGATTTGAAAGAAAAATCGCTACCGCTCATGGTCGGTATCACCGATGCCCTCGTCTCGATGCATTCAGGTGATGGTGAAGATTGCAATGTTCACGAAACAGTCGAGCACATTATTGAACGAGCCAATATTGAATTTACAAGTATGGCTTACTTCAGAGGACGTTCTCTCGACGATGCCGTTTTAATCATTGATGAAGCTCAAAATATGACTCGCGCACAGGTCAAAGGGATGCTCAGCCGAGGTGGTAAAAACTGCCGGACGATCTTACTTGGCAATCTCAGTCAGATTGACGATAAGTTTGTCAGTGCGGCATCCAGTGGTTTATCAGCAGCGGTCAATGTCTATAAGAACTATGAGAAAGGTTCAATTCTCATTTTCGATGAGGTAGAAAGAAGTTCACTGGCTGAATTTACAGAAACCTATTTCTAA
- the rapA gene encoding RNA polymerase-associated protein RapA: MAFALGQRWISDTESDLGLGTVVALDDRTVTLMFAASEENRVYARHDAPVTRVIFHAGDTVDCQEGWTLQIEQVSEDGGVLTYIGTRQDTQETQVQLREIFLSHQIRFNKPQDKLFAGQIDRMDNFVLRYRALLNQHQQHKSPMRGLCGGRVGLIAHQLYIAHEVGQRHAPRVLLADEVGLGKTIEAGMIIHQQVLSGRAERILIVVPETLQYQWLVEMMRRFNLHFSIFDEERCIESQSEAENPFETQQYVLCSLDFLRQHPQRFEQAKAVSWDLMVVDEAHHLAWEVDQPSAEYLIVEALAQQIAGVLLLTATPEQLGRESHFARLRLLDPDRFYDFDTFIQEEASYEPVAEAVSELAEDRALSNESKNHIVELLSEQDVEPLFRIIDGDTSHEDKVSAREELIGNLMDRHGTGRVLFRNTRSAIQGFPQRCVNLIPLAQPQEYQDFIAQLIASLDTGHRLRIESGMYPESAYHAQAHSSQVWWMFDPRINWLLDKVTSKRSEKILVIAAKAETALQIEQALREREGIRATVFHEGMSIIERDKAAAYFAQDEGGAQVLVCSEIGSEGRNFQFASQLVMFDLPMNPDLLEQRIGRLDRIGQKQDVEIHVPYLQGSSQEMIARWYHEGLNAFTETCPTGNAVFESFAERLMALLSQSDEPLLEDLIADARKMNHELKAALEHGRDRLLEMHSHGGEKAEQIVREIAATDGDTELVAFALSLFDTIGLNQDDRGEHMLVVTPSEHMMVPSYPGLPYEGATITFERETALSREDIHFMTWEHPMIQGGIDLLLSEGVGTSAVSLLKNKALPVGTILLELVYVVDAQAPKRSGIGRFLPKTPIRLMLDAQGNDLSSQVAFDGFNRQLSPVNRHLANKLVTSVQQDVHQLIQKSEAVIEPKVASIRQAAQQEMEAVLNRELERLQALKAVNPNIRDEEIEILGNQISALSVLIQQAQYQLDSLRLIVVSHQ, from the coding sequence ATGGCTTTTGCGTTGGGGCAACGTTGGATAAGTGATACCGAAAGCGATTTAGGATTAGGAACTGTGGTGGCATTAGATGACCGGACCGTCACATTAATGTTTGCTGCATCAGAAGAGAATCGTGTTTATGCTCGCCACGATGCACCGGTCACCCGAGTGATTTTTCATGCGGGGGATACCGTCGATTGCCAAGAAGGATGGACATTGCAGATTGAACAGGTGAGCGAAGACGGCGGGGTACTGACTTACATCGGGACACGTCAGGATACGCAGGAAACACAAGTTCAATTACGCGAGATTTTTTTAAGCCATCAAATTCGATTTAATAAGCCTCAGGATAAGTTGTTTGCCGGTCAGATTGATCGCATGGACAACTTCGTATTGCGCTACCGCGCGTTGCTCAATCAGCATCAACAGCATAAAAGCCCAATGCGCGGACTGTGCGGTGGCCGGGTCGGTTTGATTGCTCACCAACTCTATATTGCCCATGAAGTCGGGCAACGTCATGCGCCTCGCGTTCTACTGGCTGATGAAGTCGGATTGGGTAAAACGATTGAAGCGGGGATGATTATTCATCAACAAGTGCTGTCAGGGCGAGCGGAACGGATCCTGATTGTCGTCCCGGAAACCCTCCAGTATCAGTGGCTGGTTGAAATGATGCGTCGTTTTAACCTGCATTTTTCTATTTTTGATGAAGAGCGCTGTATCGAATCACAGAGTGAAGCTGAAAATCCGTTTGAGACTCAGCAGTATGTTCTCTGCTCGCTTGATTTCCTCCGCCAACATCCGCAGCGTTTCGAACAAGCGAAAGCAGTCAGCTGGGATTTAATGGTGGTTGATGAAGCACACCATCTGGCTTGGGAGGTTGATCAGCCCAGTGCTGAATATCTGATTGTTGAGGCGTTGGCGCAACAGATTGCCGGTGTTCTGTTATTGACGGCAACCCCAGAACAACTCGGGCGGGAAAGCCACTTTGCCCGGTTACGCTTGTTGGACCCGGATCGCTTTTATGACTTTGATACGTTTATTCAAGAAGAAGCGTCTTATGAACCGGTTGCCGAAGCCGTATCTGAACTGGCTGAAGACCGGGCGTTATCCAATGAATCGAAAAATCATATCGTTGAACTGCTTTCTGAGCAGGATGTTGAACCGCTTTTCCGAATTATTGACGGCGATACCAGCCACGAAGATAAAGTCAGTGCCAGAGAAGAGTTAATCGGTAACCTGATGGATCGTCACGGGACCGGACGCGTGCTGTTTCGTAATACCCGATCCGCTATTCAGGGATTTCCACAGCGTTGTGTCAATCTGATTCCACTGGCGCAACCACAGGAATATCAGGACTTCATTGCCCAATTAATCGCTTCACTTGACACGGGTCACCGCCTGAGAATTGAAAGCGGTATGTATCCGGAAAGTGCGTATCACGCTCAGGCCCATAGTTCGCAGGTGTGGTGGATGTTTGATCCACGCATCAACTGGTTGCTGGATAAAGTGACATCGAAGCGCAGTGAGAAAATTTTGGTGATAGCTGCGAAGGCAGAGACTGCACTACAGATTGAACAGGCATTGCGTGAGCGGGAAGGCATTCGGGCGACGGTTTTCCATGAAGGCATGTCGATCATTGAACGCGATAAAGCGGCGGCTTATTTTGCGCAGGATGAAGGCGGCGCTCAGGTGCTGGTGTGTAGTGAAATTGGTTCTGAAGGACGCAATTTCCAATTCGCCAGTCAGTTGGTCATGTTTGATCTGCCGATGAACCCTGACCTGTTGGAACAACGTATCGGTCGTCTGGATCGGATCGGTCAGAAGCAGGATGTTGAGATCCACGTGCCTTATCTACAGGGATCGTCACAGGAAATGATTGCCCGTTGGTATCATGAAGGCTTGAATGCTTTCACTGAGACGTGTCCGACGGGAAATGCGGTATTTGAATCCTTCGCTGAACGTTTGATGGCGTTACTGTCGCAATCAGATGAGCCGTTGTTGGAAGATTTGATAGCCGATGCCCGGAAGATGAATCATGAATTGAAAGCTGCGTTGGAACACGGGCGGGATCGCTTACTGGAAATGCACTCTCATGGCGGTGAAAAAGCTGAACAGATAGTCCGTGAAATTGCGGCAACAGACGGTGATACGGAGCTGGTCGCTTTTGCGCTGAGCCTGTTTGATACCATTGGACTGAATCAGGATGATCGCGGTGAGCATATGTTGGTCGTGACTCCTTCTGAGCATATGATGGTGCCAAGTTATCCGGGGTTACCTTATGAAGGGGCAACGATTACCTTTGAACGAGAAACGGCACTCTCCCGGGAAGATATCCATTTCATGACATGGGAGCACCCGATGATTCAGGGCGGTATTGATTTGCTTCTGAGCGAGGGGGTCGGGACATCTGCCGTTTCGTTGTTGAAAAATAAAGCGCTACCGGTCGGAACGATTTTACTCGAATTGGTTTATGTCGTGGATGCTCAGGCACCCAAACGAAGTGGTATCGGTCGCTTCTTGCCAAAAACACCAATCCGGCTGATGCTGGATGCACAGGGCAATGACTTGTCATCCCAAGTCGCATTCGACGGATTCAATCGCCAGCTCAGCCCGGTCAACCGTCATTTAGCGAATAAGCTGGTTACTTCTGTTCAGCAAGATGTTCATCAACTGATTCAGAAAAGTGAAGCGGTGATCGAGCCGAAGGTTGCGAGTATTCGACAAGCGGCACAACAAGAGATGGAAGCGGTACTGAATCGCGAGCTTGAACGCCTGCAGGCCTTAAAAGCGGTTAATCCGAATATTCGTGATGAAGAAATAGAGATTCTGGGCAACCAGATTTCAGCATTATCGGTTCTGATTCAACAAGCACAATATCAGCTGGATTCATTGCGCTTGATTGTCGTTTCGCATCAGTAA
- a CDS encoding NRAMP family divalent metal transporter yields MENAATYPSSQGSSLSRAIKSLGPGIMMAAAAVGGSHLVASTKAGAIYGWQLAILILLVNLFKYPFFRAGVQYTMGTGECLVHGYAQLGKPYLWIFMLLSIISAVINTAALTLFSASLLGYFMPFELSSLALSVIVVVTCLVILFAGHYKALDSLAKMIMAVLTIATLSAVVIAIGHPVATIADAPDPSPWTLAAIGFLVVTMGWMPAPIEISSLTSIWLKNQCAHQQVTPKSALFDFNVGYIGTAILAIVFLALGALLIHGTGTELSKSGIGFTHQLVNLYASTIGEWARYLIAVIAFFCIFGSTITVIDGYSRVIAESQRLLKQQATDDQTDENKHRYLTPWMLIVSIVALSILAFAKSALLPMLNFAMIMAFVTTPVFALLNYVLVTRTPLPDALKLGPKMKLLSIAGLIYLFGFLALFLWWKWFM; encoded by the coding sequence ATGGAAAATGCTGCCACTTATCCCTCTTCGCAGGGATCTTCATTGTCCAGAGCGATCAAATCACTCGGTCCCGGAATCATGATGGCTGCCGCTGCCGTCGGAGGATCTCACCTCGTCGCATCAACAAAAGCGGGGGCAATCTATGGCTGGCAACTGGCTATCTTAATCTTGCTCGTAAACCTGTTTAAATACCCTTTTTTCCGGGCAGGGGTGCAATACACGATGGGCACCGGGGAATGTCTGGTTCATGGTTATGCACAACTCGGCAAACCTTACCTTTGGATTTTCATGCTGCTGAGTATCATTTCGGCGGTCATTAATACGGCTGCGCTGACACTCTTTAGTGCCAGCTTGCTGGGATATTTCATGCCATTTGAATTATCCAGTCTGGCTTTATCAGTCATTGTCGTCGTCACCTGTCTGGTCATTTTATTTGCCGGCCACTACAAAGCACTCGATTCACTGGCGAAAATGATCATGGCGGTTCTCACGATCGCGACCTTGTCTGCGGTTGTCATTGCGATTGGTCACCCGGTTGCCACCATCGCTGACGCGCCCGACCCATCGCCCTGGACACTTGCGGCGATCGGCTTTCTGGTTGTCACGATGGGGTGGATGCCGGCACCGATTGAAATCTCCAGCCTGACCTCGATCTGGCTGAAAAATCAGTGTGCACATCAGCAAGTCACACCCAAATCGGCACTGTTCGATTTTAATGTCGGCTATATCGGAACCGCGATTCTGGCGATTGTCTTTCTTGCACTTGGCGCATTACTGATTCATGGTACGGGAACCGAATTATCCAAGTCTGGGATTGGATTTACGCATCAGTTAGTCAATTTGTATGCATCAACCATCGGTGAATGGGCCCGCTACCTGATTGCAGTAATTGCGTTCTTCTGTATTTTTGGCAGTACGATCACCGTTATCGATGGCTATTCGCGAGTCATTGCCGAATCACAACGCCTGTTAAAACAACAAGCAACTGACGATCAAACCGATGAGAACAAACATCGTTATCTAACGCCCTGGATGCTGATTGTTTCGATAGTCGCGCTGAGCATTCTCGCTTTTGCCAAGTCAGCCCTACTGCCGATGCTAAATTTTGCCATGATCATGGCATTCGTCACGACGCCCGTCTTTGCACTGCTCAACTATGTTTTGGTCACCAGAACACCACTGCCTGATGCGCTGAAACTGGGGCCGAAAATGAAATTATTATCGATCGCGGGGCTGATTTATCTATTCGGCTTCCTTGCCCTTTTCCTTTGGTGGAAATGGTTCATGTAA
- the rluA gene encoding bifunctional tRNA pseudouridine(32) synthase/23S rRNA pseudouridine(746) synthase RluA → MAMTSYSPPTTPWTEIIYQDEHILAVNKPSGLLSVPGKDPAHSDSMWLRLVNDYPEIQVVHRLDMATSGLMLFAKNKHVESALKKQFQYRLTHKVYYARVWGNVEPDEGEVDLPLICDWPNRPRQKVCFETGKPSRTLFQVVAREALTTVVRLFPVTGRSHQLRVHMLAIGHPIVGDEFYAPEPAKAFASRLHLHAAELSFYHPKNHWLRRIFVPCEFYPPAEAVIFEHFDPERKLPDYKKLPRP, encoded by the coding sequence ATGGCAATGACATCGTACTCGCCTCCGACAACACCATGGACGGAGATCATTTATCAAGACGAGCATATTCTGGCAGTGAATAAACCGTCAGGTTTGCTTTCGGTACCCGGTAAAGATCCGGCACACAGTGACAGTATGTGGCTTCGGTTGGTGAATGATTACCCGGAAATTCAGGTGGTTCACCGTCTGGATATGGCGACGTCCGGACTGATGCTGTTTGCCAAGAATAAGCATGTAGAAAGTGCCCTGAAAAAACAGTTTCAGTATCGACTCACCCATAAGGTCTATTATGCGCGGGTGTGGGGCAATGTTGAGCCTGATGAGGGCGAAGTGGATTTACCGTTGATCTGTGACTGGCCGAACCGTCCCCGTCAGAAAGTTTGCTTTGAAACGGGTAAACCATCCCGGACTTTATTCCAAGTGGTCGCAAGAGAAGCGCTGACGACCGTTGTGCGTCTTTTTCCTGTGACGGGGCGTTCTCATCAGTTGCGGGTTCACATGCTCGCCATCGGGCACCCGATTGTCGGCGATGAGTTTTATGCGCCGGAACCGGCGAAAGCATTTGCATCGCGGCTCCATTTACATGCCGCTGAGCTGAGTTTCTATCATCCCAAAAACCATTGGTTGCGACGGATATTTGTACCGTGTGAGTTTTATCCGCCAGCCGAAGCCGTTATTTTTGAACATTTTGACCCAGAGAGAAAACTGCCGGATTATAAGAAGCTGCCAAGGCCATAG
- a CDS encoding D-2-hydroxyacid dehydrogenase → MSLPRVVFVDRATIPPHIHFPGLPFEHQWVSYDQTSPAQLLERVRDAAVIITNKVVLSAEILSQLPELRLIAVAATGVNNVDIEYCRAHDIAVTNVQGYATRSVPEHVIGMIFALRRHLMAYHHDIARGEWQQRQQFCFFTHPIGDVAGSTLGIIGRGSLGQATAELARAVGMQVIFAEHKGAAVCREGLLPFEMVLRQADVISLHCPLTTQTHHLLGADELSMMKANAILINTGRGGLVDETALVDALRSGTIAAAGVDVFTQEPADDQNPLVANIELPNLLLTPHIAWGSDSAIQQLVGRLMDNIAAFHQGQKQDRVV, encoded by the coding sequence ATGTCATTACCGCGAGTCGTATTTGTTGATCGAGCTACCATCCCACCTCATATCCACTTCCCCGGACTCCCTTTTGAACATCAGTGGGTCAGTTATGATCAAACCTCTCCCGCACAGTTACTGGAAAGAGTGCGGGATGCTGCAGTGATCATTACCAATAAAGTGGTGCTTAGCGCTGAGATACTGTCTCAGCTCCCTGAATTACGCTTGATCGCTGTTGCAGCAACGGGTGTGAACAATGTTGATATTGAGTATTGCCGGGCGCATGACATTGCTGTCACCAATGTGCAGGGGTATGCGACACGTTCCGTGCCTGAACATGTGATCGGTATGATATTCGCACTCCGGCGTCACCTGATGGCTTATCATCATGATATTGCCCGGGGGGAGTGGCAACAGCGTCAGCAATTTTGCTTTTTCACGCACCCAATCGGTGATGTGGCCGGGAGCACTCTCGGGATTATCGGTCGTGGCTCGCTGGGACAAGCCACCGCTGAACTGGCCCGGGCGGTCGGCATGCAGGTTATCTTTGCCGAGCATAAAGGGGCAGCGGTTTGCCGGGAGGGATTACTGCCGTTTGAAATGGTGTTACGTCAGGCTGATGTCATTTCACTACACTGTCCTTTAACCACACAAACCCATCATTTGCTCGGTGCGGATGAGTTGTCCATGATGAAAGCCAATGCGATTCTGATCAATACGGGCCGGGGCGGGCTGGTCGATGAAACCGCTCTGGTTGATGCTTTGAGGTCTGGTACGATTGCGGCTGCCGGCGTTGATGTTTTTACTCAGGAGCCAGCGGATGATCAGAATCCGCTGGTGGCAAATATTGAGTTACCGAACCTATTATTAACGCCTCATATTGCTTGGGGAAGTGATTCTGCCATTCAGCAATTAGTCGGGCGATTAATGGATAATATTGCGGCATTTCATCAGGGACAAAAACAGGACCGAGTGGTTTAA